One genomic window of Aliiroseovarius sp. M344 includes the following:
- a CDS encoding HD family hydrolase translates to MPRQPRAWQRMLSGRRLDLLDPTPMDIEIEDIAHGLAFVARWNGQTHGDFPYSVAEHSLLVEALYSRMNPKAPVKWRLAALLHDAPEYVIGDMISPVKSAVGPAYGELDDRLMTAIHLKFGLPAKLPETIKKAIKKADRVSAWLEATQIAGFAIAESNKFFGTPDPSQIKGLSISLRPPAEVRRDFMARHNALLDQMK, encoded by the coding sequence ATGCCCCGCCAACCCCGCGCATGGCAACGTATGCTGTCCGGTCGTCGTCTGGATTTGCTGGACCCAACCCCGATGGACATCGAGATCGAGGACATCGCCCATGGCCTTGCATTTGTTGCGCGCTGGAACGGGCAGACCCATGGTGATTTCCCCTATTCGGTCGCCGAACATTCGTTGCTGGTCGAAGCTCTTTATAGCCGAATGAACCCCAAAGCGCCGGTGAAATGGCGGTTGGCAGCCCTTCTTCATGACGCCCCAGAATATGTAATCGGCGACATGATCTCGCCTGTAAAATCGGCGGTTGGCCCTGCGTATGGAGAGCTGGACGACCGGCTGATGACCGCTATCCACCTCAAGTTCGGCCTGCCTGCCAAACTGCCCGAAACAATCAAGAAGGCGATCAAAAAAGCCGATCGGGTTTCTGCATGGCTTGAAGCAACGCAGATTGCAGGTTTCGCCATCGCAGAATCCAACAAGTTCTTTGGCACCCCGGATCCCTCCCAAATTAAGGGGCTTTCCATTTCGTTGCGCCCGCCGGCAGAGGTACGGCGCGACTTCATGGCCCGCCACAATGCCCTGTTGGATCAGATGAAATGA